The following are from one region of the Petrotoga mobilis SJ95 genome:
- a CDS encoding DUF342 domain-containing protein, with amino-acid sequence MAKYDLRISEDGMVASLKLIDDGRPPTIGGIKAFLKDKSVIVGIKSETIEEIVSEPRFDKEYVVAYGIPPKVGKDAQLIFQQNIEEKLNSTENSYVDLKESSQLIIVKRGDILAEIIPPTQGEPGRTVRGEKIEGIVGKELKLKLGNNVEVNNNKIISKIDGKFVSKETSNGEINLDVSDEHKIEGNIDYSTGNVRFPGKLIIDGDVKSGFHVEATTYLEIKGVVESASVFCEGEATIFGIKGAGKSSIKVKILRCNYVENANIEAEEDVIVKTAIVNSNIKAGKHVIVEGGAGKISGGYILATNLIEAEILGSEMGVRTVCEVGVLPDLNEELIKLEQKIALDMENLRKLNSIIKGIQALKEKGKIDEARLEYYKKSFNTYKMLMSEVKDDEEKLEMIKNKIQSSKESAFIIAKKVAYPGTEIIIHKKKFMPTKPITKVVFQLEDDEIVPHGYQSESNVSR; translated from the coding sequence TTGGCTAAATACGATCTGCGTATCTCTGAAGATGGAATGGTGGCATCTTTGAAATTAATAGACGATGGGCGTCCACCTACTATTGGCGGAATAAAGGCTTTTCTAAAAGATAAAAGTGTGATAGTAGGAATAAAATCAGAAACTATTGAAGAAATCGTCTCTGAACCTAGATTTGATAAGGAATACGTTGTTGCATATGGAATACCACCCAAGGTTGGAAAGGACGCACAGCTAATCTTTCAGCAAAATATTGAAGAAAAGCTTAACAGTACCGAAAATAGCTATGTTGACTTAAAAGAAAGTAGCCAATTGATAATAGTAAAAAGAGGAGATATATTGGCTGAGATAATTCCTCCAACGCAAGGCGAACCAGGAAGAACAGTACGGGGGGAAAAGATCGAAGGTATTGTGGGAAAAGAGTTAAAACTAAAGCTAGGTAATAACGTTGAAGTAAACAACAATAAAATAATTTCAAAGATAGATGGAAAGTTTGTCAGTAAAGAAACATCGAATGGTGAGATAAATTTAGATGTTTCTGACGAGCATAAGATAGAAGGAAATATAGACTATTCTACGGGTAATGTGCGTTTCCCCGGGAAGTTAATCATCGATGGGGATGTTAAATCAGGTTTTCATGTTGAAGCTACTACTTATTTAGAGATCAAAGGTGTAGTTGAATCCGCTTCAGTGTTTTGTGAAGGGGAAGCCACCATATTCGGAATAAAAGGTGCAGGTAAAAGTTCTATAAAAGTTAAAATTTTAAGATGCAACTACGTTGAAAACGCCAATATTGAAGCGGAAGAAGATGTAATTGTTAAAACAGCCATCGTCAACTCTAACATCAAGGCAGGGAAACACGTCATTGTTGAAGGAGGAGCTGGAAAGATTTCTGGTGGATATATTTTAGCCACTAACCTTATCGAAGCGGAAATTTTAGGAAGTGAAATGGGTGTTAGAACTGTCTGTGAAGTGGGGGTTTTACCTGATCTAAACGAAGAGTTAATCAAATTAGAGCAAAAAATTGCCCTCGATATGGAGAATCTTAGGAAACTCAATTCTATAATCAAAGGAATCCAAGCTCTAAAAGAAAAAGGCAAAATAGACGAAGCCAGGTTAGAATACTACAAGAAATCTTTCAACACCTATAAAATGCTCATGTCAGAGGTAAAGGATGATGAAGAAAAGCTCGAAATGATTAAAAATAAAATCCAATCATCTAAAGAATCTGCCTTTATCATCGCAAAAAAAGTGGCATATCCCGGAACTGAAATAATCATACACAAGAAAAAATTTATGCCGACAAAGCCAATTACCAAGGTAGTGTTCCAACTCGAGGATGATGAAATAGTTCCTCACGGTTATCAATCGGAATCAAATGTTTCCCGATAA
- a CDS encoding epoxyqueuosine reductase QueH has translation MKIFLHVCCAPDLTVSYRKLVEQGFEPVVFFYNPNIYPLQEYSKRFEEVKKLRDIWGFQLYVGDYEPDKFLERIKGKEHSPNRCYECMKLRLEKTKSEAKRMNFSIYSTTLLASPRKSHDDILEITDNLDMEENPSFKYVNFRSNNGVHMAAQICKTYNIYRQNYCGCSFSLEESKRYEEESKQKNYKSLVEILGEELTQKYFKYYKKDLLRIPQDIPAKFLEKVGLQFFKYLKPQIILIKKEIAQDFNIFTSSRYKIDNWKGKVILW, from the coding sequence TTGAAGATTTTCTTACATGTTTGCTGTGCACCTGATCTAACGGTTTCTTACAGGAAATTAGTAGAACAGGGATTCGAACCTGTTGTATTTTTTTACAACCCCAATATTTATCCCCTTCAAGAATATTCCAAGAGATTTGAGGAAGTTAAAAAATTAAGAGATATTTGGGGGTTCCAACTCTACGTAGGAGATTATGAACCTGATAAGTTTTTAGAACGTATAAAGGGGAAAGAACACAGCCCGAACAGATGTTATGAATGTATGAAGTTGAGGCTTGAAAAGACCAAATCTGAAGCTAAACGGATGAATTTTTCTATCTATTCAACGACTCTTCTTGCTTCCCCTAGAAAGTCTCATGACGATATTTTAGAAATAACTGATAATTTGGATATGGAAGAAAATCCGTCTTTTAAGTATGTAAATTTCAGATCGAATAATGGTGTTCATATGGCAGCACAAATATGTAAAACTTACAATATTTATCGCCAAAATTACTGTGGTTGCTCTTTTTCTTTAGAAGAATCAAAAAGATACGAAGAGGAGTCCAAACAGAAAAATTACAAGAGTTTAGTTGAGATACTTGGAGAAGAATTAACCCAAAAATACTTTAAATATTACAAAAAAGACTTGCTTAGAATTCCACAAGATATTCCAGCAAAGTTTTTAGAAAAGGTTGGTTTGCAATTTTTTAAATATTTGAAACCTCAAATCATCTTAATAAAAAAAGAAATAGCCCAAGATTTTAACATCTTTACAAGTTCCAGATACAAGATAGATAATTGGAAAGGGAAAGTAATATTATGGTGA
- a CDS encoding ComEA family DNA-binding protein, whose translation MRKKLLFPVLSIIVIILLGILTVDRYQSGEEDRLNSYQENKIDLLTASVEELIRLPGIGPAKAQAIINYRQEKGFREIEDIMNVSGIGEKTFSNIKDYIYLSEVIYEIVDEKININEASSEELESLPGIGKVSAQKIIEYRAIKPISSLDDLKKLGIPSSTIEKIEGKIEF comes from the coding sequence ATGAGAAAAAAGCTTCTTTTCCCAGTATTAAGTATAATTGTAATAATTTTGCTTGGAATTTTAACGGTTGATCGATATCAATCGGGTGAAGAGGATAGACTTAATTCTTATCAGGAAAATAAAATAGACCTTTTGACGGCGTCAGTTGAAGAGTTGATCAGATTACCTGGAATCGGACCCGCCAAGGCACAAGCGATTATAAATTATAGGCAAGAGAAGGGTTTTAGAGAAATAGAAGATATTATGAACGTTTCTGGGATCGGTGAAAAAACATTTTCAAATATTAAAGATTATATTTATCTTTCAGAGGTTATTTATGAAATTGTTGATGAAAAAATAAATATAAATGAAGCATCCAGTGAAGAATTGGAAAGTTTACCTGGAATAGGAAAAGTTTCTGCCCAGAAAATTATCGAGTATAGGGCTATTAAACCTATTAGCTCTTTAGATGATCTAAAGAAATTAGGTATTCCATCATCTACGATAGAAAAAATAGAAGGGAAGATAGAATTTTGA
- a CDS encoding dehydroquinate synthase/iron-containing alcohol dehydrogenase family protein: MKSISFSKGIEKDININISQGYYKEFSKRYASKYGTLMIIDSNLKNHLNPGTDKNIFYVKGGNETKYFDKYLELCKVIVEGSYSNLVVIGGGSLIDMVGYVFHTLDFPTGTLTVMPTTLSSMIYLPVSGEFYLDMNYTRNFLKVRGYPDLVYIDPYFCKFLDKKDMKNHFFLGYILGLLFDNNFASLSLKYSKNFIRLDLEDYLYSAVKFVLSLYSNDLPFPGTKLMKYIADTSVKSDFVQSESLSFAFLLYLSFKFGYIHEESFQEIFEKIRSFEDLKSSKIQNIKAKVNNVPIREILLKEDGFVDLLLNFGELKDLLLEFKSLLRGV; encoded by the coding sequence ATGAAAAGTATTAGTTTTTCAAAGGGTATTGAAAAAGACATTAATATTAATATAAGCCAAGGGTATTACAAAGAATTTTCCAAAAGATACGCGTCGAAATACGGGACTTTGATGATAATTGATTCCAATTTGAAAAATCATTTAAATCCAGGCACTGATAAAAATATCTTTTATGTAAAAGGTGGCAATGAGACCAAGTATTTCGATAAATATTTAGAACTTTGTAAGGTCATTGTGGAAGGTAGTTACAGCAATTTAGTGGTGATAGGTGGAGGTTCCTTGATAGATATGGTTGGCTACGTTTTTCATACTTTGGATTTTCCAACCGGGACCCTCACAGTTATGCCAACAACGCTGTCTTCTATGATATATTTACCCGTTTCGGGAGAGTTCTATTTAGATATGAATTACACTAGGAATTTTTTGAAGGTAAGAGGTTATCCCGATCTAGTGTATATAGATCCGTATTTTTGCAAATTTTTAGATAAAAAAGATATGAAAAACCATTTTTTCTTGGGGTATATTTTGGGGCTTCTATTCGATAATAACTTTGCCAGCTTATCTTTGAAGTATTCCAAAAATTTCATCCGTTTAGATTTAGAGGATTATCTTTATTCTGCTGTTAAGTTTGTTTTATCGCTTTATTCTAATGATTTACCTTTCCCTGGGACCAAATTGATGAAATATATAGCAGATACCTCCGTAAAATCTGATTTCGTTCAAAGCGAGAGTTTGTCTTTTGCGTTTCTTTTGTATTTGAGTTTTAAATTCGGCTATATACATGAAGAAAGTTTTCAAGAGATATTTGAAAAGATCAGAAGTTTCGAAGATCTGAAATCATCAAAAATCCAAAATATCAAGGCTAAAGTGAACAACGTGCCTATAAGAGAAATATTACTTAAAGAGGATGGCTTTGTGGATTTGCTTTTGAATTTTGGCGAGCTGAAAGATCTTCTTTTGGAGTTTAAGTCTCTTTTGAGAGGTGTGTAG
- the rpiB gene encoding ribose 5-phosphate isomerase B encodes MKIAIASDHAGYEMKEQLKNYLLEKKFNIIDLGTNSNASVDYPDYAKKLGEKVTKGEADFGIGICGTGIGMSIAVNKVKGVRGALCLYPSMAEYARKHNDANVLVLAGRLMGIDLAIWTVVKFLSTDFEGGRHKRRVDKIDEIK; translated from the coding sequence ATGAAAATTGCAATTGCCTCCGATCATGCCGGATATGAGATGAAAGAACAGCTTAAGAATTATCTTTTAGAGAAAAAATTCAATATAATAGATTTGGGAACTAATTCCAATGCCAGTGTCGATTATCCTGATTATGCCAAAAAACTTGGTGAAAAGGTAACCAAAGGTGAAGCTGACTTCGGCATTGGTATCTGTGGTACTGGAATAGGTATGTCAATCGCAGTGAACAAAGTCAAAGGCGTTAGAGGCGCTCTTTGCTTGTATCCATCGATGGCAGAATACGCCAGAAAACATAACGACGCCAACGTTTTGGTTTTGGCAGGTAGGCTTATGGGCATCGATTTAGCCATTTGGACCGTAGTGAAGTTTTTATCGACAGATTTTGAAGGTGGAAGGCATAAAAGGCGTGTCGATAAAATCGACGAAATCAAGTAA
- the lexA gene encoding transcriptional repressor LexA: MEELTKRQSQVLDFIKSYMEKNGFAPSIRDIMKHFNFKSPRAAHKHLIILEKKGYIERKNVSRGIKMMPKSGEIFATETLAPVSGKIAAGDAIEAIQTISDYIPIPTNFFPKNYEYFSLRVEGNSMIEAQIKSGDFVLIRKQDYAMDGDIVVALIDGNDATLKRYKRLNEDEVLLIPENKSMKEIKVKADHLKIQGKMVGLIRVL, encoded by the coding sequence ATGGAGGAATTGACAAAAAGGCAGTCACAGGTCCTGGACTTCATAAAATCTTATATGGAAAAAAACGGTTTTGCTCCAAGTATCAGAGATATTATGAAACATTTTAATTTTAAAAGCCCTAGAGCGGCACATAAGCATCTCATAATTTTAGAAAAAAAGGGTTATATAGAGCGTAAAAACGTCTCACGCGGAATAAAGATGATGCCAAAATCGGGAGAAATTTTTGCCACTGAGACTTTGGCTCCTGTTTCAGGAAAGATAGCAGCAGGAGATGCCATTGAGGCTATACAAACAATTAGCGATTATATTCCCATACCTACCAATTTTTTCCCTAAAAATTACGAATATTTTTCACTCAGAGTTGAAGGAAATTCGATGATAGAAGCACAGATCAAAAGCGGGGATTTTGTTTTAATACGTAAACAAGATTACGCAATGGATGGAGACATAGTGGTTGCATTGATTGATGGAAACGATGCAACACTTAAAAGGTACAAAAGACTCAATGAAGACGAAGTGCTACTTATCCCAGAGAATAAAAGTATGAAAGAGATAAAGGTCAAAGCTGATCATTTAAAGATACAAGGAAAAATGGTTGGCTTAATAAGAGTGCTATAA
- the gyrA gene encoding DNA gyrase subunit A, with the protein MDDKIFIKDFTEELKTSYLLYSLSVIVSRAIPDVRDGLKPVQRRILYSMSELGLKHNSSFKKNARIVGEVMGKYHPHGDAAIYDALVRMGQPFTMRYPLVEAQGNFGSIDGDPPAAMRYTEARMPELGEYMLKDIEKETVDFRENFDGSLSEPVVLPTMVPNLLMNGASGIAVGMTTNIPPHNLNELVAALKLLIEKPESEVADLLKHIKGPDFPTGGQVVDGEGLKELYETGRGKITIRGKYRIEDEGKGTSIVFDEIPYNVSKADIIEQIVRYVVKAKEQKKDVGIKDVRDESDKEGIRLVIELRKNANVKKLINDLFKHTNLQSYFYVQMNVIDNEKPSLMNLKGLLQSFLDHRVNVITRRTKYELEKARKRAHIVEGLIKAVQGIDTVVEIIRNSENPQEALKNLQETIGVSEEQAKAIADMRLISLSKLESTNLSEELKNLYKDIENAMDILQKKERLLGVIKEELDEVANKFGDKRRTEILYNKGDLAEEVEMIQDEDVVIVLTKWGYLKAIPSSEYKVQGRGGKGVKGLKISDEDDVKEVIYTNKLSKLMLFSSAGKAYQINAYEIETTLKNTKGKHIANFISLDEGEEIKSIVAISLDGDYDKDILIFTKQGKVKRTSLREFSSARASGIRAINLVDKDVVVDVVLLDGSDRDLLIVTKLGMSLMFNSSQVRTMGRTAMGVNSIKLREGDEVINVVKVDEGKKLLLITERGYGKRVSFHSYKPQNRGGIGVKTVRDISRIGPIVATMSVEDGRDILIFTKKGKAIRVNVNNINVLGRITQGVIIVRLDEDDSVVGAIEVQANDEE; encoded by the coding sequence ATGGACGATAAAATATTTATCAAAGATTTTACTGAAGAATTAAAAACTTCTTACTTACTTTATTCATTAAGCGTTATTGTAAGCAGGGCTATACCCGATGTTAGAGATGGGTTGAAACCTGTTCAGAGAAGAATACTTTACTCAATGAGCGAATTGGGGTTGAAACATAACTCTTCATTCAAAAAAAATGCCCGTATCGTTGGTGAAGTGATGGGTAAGTATCACCCACACGGAGATGCGGCTATTTATGATGCCTTAGTTAGAATGGGGCAACCTTTTACTATGAGGTATCCTTTGGTTGAGGCACAAGGAAATTTTGGCTCGATTGATGGTGATCCTCCTGCGGCTATGAGGTACACAGAAGCCCGTATGCCTGAACTTGGAGAGTATATGCTCAAGGATATCGAGAAAGAAACTGTAGATTTTAGGGAGAATTTCGATGGTTCTCTGAGTGAGCCCGTTGTTTTACCTACAATGGTGCCTAATCTTTTGATGAACGGAGCAAGCGGGATAGCCGTGGGAATGACTACCAATATCCCGCCTCATAATTTAAACGAACTTGTAGCAGCTTTGAAATTGTTAATAGAAAAACCCGAATCTGAAGTAGCGGATCTGTTGAAGCATATTAAAGGACCTGATTTCCCAACAGGTGGCCAAGTTGTGGACGGAGAAGGGTTGAAAGAACTCTATGAAACAGGTAGAGGGAAGATAACGATTAGAGGAAAGTACAGAATAGAGGACGAAGGTAAAGGAACCTCTATCGTTTTTGATGAGATTCCCTACAACGTTTCTAAAGCCGATATCATCGAACAAATTGTAAGATACGTGGTTAAGGCTAAGGAACAAAAGAAAGATGTCGGGATAAAAGACGTTAGAGATGAGAGTGATAAAGAGGGAATAAGACTGGTAATAGAGCTGAGAAAAAACGCTAACGTTAAGAAATTGATCAACGATTTGTTCAAGCACACAAATCTTCAATCCTATTTTTACGTTCAAATGAATGTAATCGATAACGAAAAGCCCTCTTTGATGAATTTGAAGGGGCTTTTACAGAGCTTCTTGGATCACAGGGTTAACGTCATAACAAGAAGAACAAAGTACGAGTTAGAGAAGGCAAGGAAAAGGGCTCATATAGTTGAAGGGCTTATCAAAGCGGTTCAAGGTATTGATACGGTGGTTGAGATCATACGAAACTCAGAAAATCCTCAGGAAGCTTTGAAAAATCTTCAAGAAACAATAGGTGTGAGTGAAGAACAGGCAAAAGCTATCGCAGACATGAGATTGATCAGTCTTTCAAAACTTGAAAGTACCAATTTGAGTGAAGAATTGAAGAACCTATACAAAGATATAGAAAATGCCATGGATATTCTGCAGAAAAAAGAAAGACTGTTAGGAGTTATTAAAGAAGAGCTGGACGAAGTAGCAAACAAGTTTGGTGATAAAAGAAGAACGGAGATACTGTATAACAAAGGGGATTTAGCCGAAGAGGTTGAAATGATTCAAGATGAAGATGTGGTAATAGTTTTGACCAAGTGGGGATATCTCAAAGCCATTCCTTCTTCGGAATACAAGGTTCAAGGGAGAGGCGGAAAAGGAGTAAAAGGATTAAAAATTTCTGATGAAGATGACGTAAAAGAGGTCATATACACTAACAAATTATCCAAATTAATGTTATTTAGTTCCGCTGGTAAAGCGTATCAAATAAACGCATACGAGATAGAGACTACTTTGAAAAATACAAAAGGCAAGCATATCGCTAACTTCATCAGTTTAGATGAAGGGGAAGAGATAAAAAGCATCGTTGCCATATCTTTAGACGGTGATTACGATAAGGATATTCTCATTTTTACAAAACAAGGCAAGGTGAAGAGAACCTCTTTGAGAGAGTTCAGCAGTGCACGAGCTTCCGGTATTAGAGCAATCAATCTGGTTGATAAAGACGTAGTTGTGGATGTAGTTTTGCTTGACGGATCAGATAGAGATTTGTTAATTGTGACAAAGCTAGGGATGTCGTTAATGTTTAACTCTTCCCAGGTACGTACGATGGGAAGAACCGCAATGGGTGTCAACTCAATTAAATTGCGCGAAGGCGATGAAGTGATCAACGTGGTAAAGGTCGACGAAGGTAAAAAACTTTTGTTGATCACTGAAAGGGGTTATGGGAAGAGAGTTTCTTTCCATTCTTACAAACCGCAGAATCGTGGAGGAATTGGTGTAAAAACGGTACGAGATATATCTAGAATAGGTCCAATAGTTGCTACTATGAGTGTCGAAGATGGGAGAGACATACTGATATTTACTAAAAAAGGTAAGGCTATTAGGGTAAATGTAAATAATATAAATGTTTTAGGAAGGATCACCCAAGGTGTTATAATTGTAAGACTGGATGAAGACGATTCAGTTGTCGGGGCGATTGAAGTTCAAGCAAATGATGAAGAGTAG
- the metG gene encoding methionine--tRNA ligase, which produces MDKFYVTTPIYYVNSEPHIGSAYTTIVADIVARFKRMMGYDVFFLTGTDEHGQKVLQAAKEKNIPPQEYVDSLSSKFKNLWDEMGISYDHFVRTTDAYHVKTVQMFVDKMMENGDVYKGKYAGWYCIHDESFWDESEIVTQDGVKLCPECNRELKWVEEENYFFKLSKYTEPLLKHYENNPDFVEPSFRRNEMLQILNDGLKDLSITRTTFDWGIPLKSDPKHVVYVWVDALINYVSAIGYSDDQQKFNRYWPADLHLIGKEINRFHSLIWPAMLMSVGLPLPKKVFAHGWLTVNGQKISKSLGNAVDPRILMDAYGRDVIRYYLLRDIAFGRDGDFSEENLITRYNADLVNDLSNLVHRTLTMVEKYFNGVIPKPERKDKVDEELLELLESKKNAYLNLMERYQFTQALENLWEVIRFSNKYIDLTEPWILGNDPNEKDRLSTVLYNLLDVIRIISILIYPIMPDTSETMLKKIGYGLEILNRENLEKGLLHSGVKVVKGDPIFQRIDVKSWKRIIKTVNINKEDEVMPENENVQNIVEIEDFKKIDLRVAKVVKAENIEKSNKLLRLHLDLGQMGERQVIAGIKSFYSPEDLVDKKIIIIANLKPAKLMGELSEGMLLAAKDGNGNLSVLTVDKDVEPGSKIS; this is translated from the coding sequence AGGTGTTACAGGCAGCAAAAGAGAAGAATATACCTCCACAGGAGTATGTTGATTCGCTTTCTTCAAAATTTAAAAATTTATGGGATGAAATGGGGATTAGTTACGATCATTTTGTTAGAACAACAGATGCTTATCATGTAAAGACCGTGCAGATGTTTGTTGATAAGATGATGGAGAATGGAGACGTTTACAAAGGAAAGTACGCCGGTTGGTATTGCATACACGATGAATCCTTTTGGGATGAATCTGAGATAGTCACGCAAGATGGCGTTAAGCTTTGCCCTGAATGTAATAGAGAATTGAAATGGGTAGAGGAAGAGAATTACTTTTTTAAACTTTCCAAATATACCGAACCATTGTTGAAGCATTATGAAAATAATCCGGACTTTGTGGAACCATCTTTTAGAAGAAATGAGATGTTGCAAATTTTGAATGATGGGTTAAAAGATCTCAGCATCACTAGGACTACCTTCGATTGGGGAATACCTTTAAAGAGTGATCCAAAACATGTGGTGTATGTTTGGGTGGATGCGTTAATTAATTATGTAAGTGCGATAGGCTATTCTGACGATCAACAGAAATTCAACAGGTACTGGCCTGCAGATTTACACCTTATTGGAAAAGAAATAAATAGGTTCCATTCGCTAATTTGGCCCGCTATGTTGATGTCAGTGGGGTTGCCTTTGCCGAAGAAGGTATTCGCACATGGGTGGCTAACGGTCAATGGACAAAAGATTTCAAAATCTTTGGGGAACGCCGTTGATCCAAGGATTCTGATGGACGCATATGGTAGAGATGTTATAAGGTATTATTTGTTGAGAGATATCGCCTTTGGTAGGGATGGAGATTTTTCGGAAGAAAACTTAATTACTAGGTACAACGCTGATTTGGTCAATGATTTAAGTAATTTAGTGCATAGAACACTCACGATGGTTGAAAAGTATTTTAATGGTGTCATACCAAAACCTGAAAGAAAAGACAAGGTGGATGAAGAACTCTTAGAACTCCTAGAGAGTAAGAAAAACGCTTATTTGAATTTGATGGAGCGGTATCAGTTTACACAAGCCCTTGAAAATCTATGGGAAGTCATACGTTTTTCTAATAAATACATCGATTTAACTGAGCCTTGGATCTTGGGGAACGATCCAAATGAAAAAGATAGATTGTCCACCGTTTTGTACAATCTGCTCGACGTTATTCGAATTATTTCTATTTTGATTTATCCAATTATGCCAGATACTTCTGAAACGATGTTAAAAAAGATAGGTTATGGTTTGGAAATTTTAAATCGAGAGAACCTTGAAAAGGGCCTTTTACACAGTGGAGTTAAAGTTGTGAAAGGTGATCCTATATTCCAAAGAATCGATGTGAAGAGTTGGAAAAGAATAATTAAAACGGTAAATATCAACAAGGAGGACGAAGTAATGCCAGAAAATGAAAACGTTCAAAATATAGTAGAAATAGAGGATTTTAAAAAGATAGATTTAAGAGTTGCCAAAGTGGTAAAGGCAGAAAATATCGAAAAGTCTAACAAACTACTGCGATTACATCTTGATTTAGGGCAGATGGGTGAAAGGCAAGTGATCGCAGGCATCAAGAGCTTTTATTCACCTGAAGATTTAGTTGATAAGAAGATAATAATCATTGCTAATCTAAAACCCGCCAAATTGATGGGGGAATTATCCGAAGGTATGCTTTTAGCCGCTAAAGATGGAAACGGTAATTTGAGTGTACTGACGGTAGATAAAGATGTTGAACCTGGTTCAAAGATTTCTTAA